Proteins encoded in a region of the Sugiyamaella lignohabitans strain CBS 10342 chromosome B, complete sequence genome:
- the PEP3 gene encoding tethering complex subunit PEP3, whose amino-acid sequence MSSFPASQPNGNGRSSEENINGPSFTELDGYKDLSEEPTSLFAIDRVQLMFSLSDISSMVVANNLLCLALRSGQIIRIDLDHPESVDEVNLPRKHSDPTGNNISSIFLDPTGAHLLITNIHGENYYLNYQSVKAKNLGRLKGLVITSVAWNPFEPARSTGDILIGCADGSIYETFIEKSNEYFKRDDRYLRQVWKNPYGDSITGLYAYQERGVAQRQVIVSSHGRIWFWQGKFGLVGDTNGASNRATQSSASSSIDGSSDEMVNGPPTNSGESGGVPVYTRFFETTEPILEAFESPGSYDAFAVSPYKMGVSRETSSTFAAINGVGILHGQLYDKRVSSSSGNANSARTVPSDIFARSQLVIYDQLQSVMSPNTSAIRSITLTEYYIIILCGNTVVSISRLNNKVKFHDKITLEPGETLIGLCSDVKYSTFWAFSNQNIYEIKVGDEEHDIWKILIENKEYEEALKVAKDAVAKDIVSVAYGEHLLKEGKDMKKAASLLGGSSKPFEGIALEFSTKKDFDALNVFLSSRLKLYRGSSGKMQRTLITSWLVELYMEKLDSLDDLIAAGDNSQAVNQQSQEAVKKRPSDKLDLSKPKAINGTDSSPSTTPSDGRRTVRTAFYKFIEDHKSDLDKETVYEIISSHGRREELLYYASSVSDSTFVLNYWIRFEKWTEALQVLRKENDAKLAYKYSTVLLVNSPQDTVDTWIRMDGLDPAKLIPALLAYVSGFRGEPNKNQAIRYLNYAVNILKTKDTAIFNTLICLYASSSTTDESSLMACLETHRNAYDYDFALRVCNQFKRVESSVYIFSVMGLYEEAVKLALKNDDIELACIIADRPANDAVLRKSLWLDIARKVISSKNQKFTAVSILEKSGSALKIEDLLPQFPDFTVMDDVRDEIIASMEDYSSSISRLNKEMEDSLRTCDNVKKEIQEFKKRYALVMPGESCALCSFPVATRRFYVFPCQHAFHLDCLLDSISKSGDQVARSKLADIQINVKKTEVPTAVDGILSEKCVLCSDAKIETVDTPLVSQADKLNNEWAL is encoded by the coding sequence AGTATATTTCTGGATCCTACTGGTGCTCATTTGCTGATAACTAATATTCACGGGgaaaattattatttaaacTACCAATCAGTAAAGGCGAAAAACCTGGGCCGCCTTAAAGGACTGGTCATAACAAGTGTTGCTTGGAATCCATTTGAGCCTGCTAGGTCCACCGGGGATATTTTAATCGGTTGTGCTGATGGATCTATATACGAAACTTTCATTGAAAAGTCCAATGAGTATTTCAAGCGTGATGATCGCTACCTACGTCAGGTTTGGAAGAACCCCTACGGAGATAGTATTACAGGTTTATATGCATATCAAGAGAGAGGAGTCGCTCAGCGGCAGGTTATAGTTTCGAGCCATGGCCGTATATGGTTCTGGCAAGGCAAATTTGGCCTCGTTGGAGATACTAATGGGGCCTCTAACCGCGCAACACagtcttctgcttcttcttccattGATGGTAGTTCAGACGAGATGGTCAATGGCCCACCTACTAATTCCGGAGAAAGTGGTGGCGTCCCTGTGTACACTAGATTTTTTGAAACAACAGAACCAATTCTAGAAGCATTTGAGAGTCCTGGGTCTTATGATGCATTTGCTGTATCCCCTTATAAAATGGGAGTCTCTAGAGAGACCTCGTCAACCTTTGCCGCTATCAACGGAGTTGGCATTTTGCATGGACAGCTGTATGATAAGAGAGTTTCTAGTAGCAGTGGAAATGCCAATAGCGCTAGAACTGTACCGAGTGATATCTTTGCCAGATCTCAACTGGTCATTTATGATCAGTTGCAGTCTGTAATGTCGCCAAATACATCAGCCATTCGATCAATAACATTAACTGAGTATTACATAATCATTCTTTGTGGTAACACAGTTGTGAGTATTTCCCGCCTTAACAATAAGGTGAAGTTTCACGACAAAATAACTTTAGAGCCTGGTGAGACTCTTATTGGCCTGTGTTCAGATGTCAAATATTCTACATTTTGGGCTTTTTCGAAccaaaatatatatgaaatTAAGGTTGGAGATGAAGAACACGATATATGGAAGATTCTTATTGAAAATAAGGAGTACGAAGAAGCTTTAAAAGTTGCCAAAGATGCCGTGGCTAAAGATATTGTATCTGTTGCATATGGCGAACATCTTCTGAAAGAAGGTAAGGATATGAAAAAGGCAGCTTCATTGCTTGGTGGGAGCTCAAAGCCTTTTGAAGGGATCGCTCTTGAATTTAGTACCAAAAAAGATTTTGATGCATTGAATGTATTTCTCTCCTCTCGACTAAAGCTTTATCGGGGCTCGAGTGGGAAAATGCAACGAACGCTTATAACAAGTTGGCTCGTAGAATTATATATGGAAAAGCTGGATAGTCTCGATGACTTGATAGCTGCAGGTGATAATTCGCAAGCGGTCAATCAGCAATCCCAAGAAGCTGTCAAGAAGCGTCCATCAGACAAACTGGATttatcaaaaccaaaagcTATCAATGGCACAGATTCTTCTccatcaacaacaccatCCGATGGCCGCCGTACCGTACGAACTGCATTTTACAAATTTATTGAAGACCACAAATCTGACCTAGACAAAGAAACTGTCTACGAAATTATATCAAGTCATGGGAGAAGGGAGGAACTCCTGTATTATGCTAGCAGCGTGTCTGATTCGACATTTGTACTGAATTACTGGATACGATTTGAAAAATGGACTGAAGCATTACAGGTATTACGAAAGGAAAATGATGCTAAATTAGCCTATAAGTACTCTacagtgctgctggtgaacTCTCCTCAAGATACTGTTGACACTTGGATTCGCATGGATGGATTAGATCCTGCTAAATTGATCCCAGCATTGCTAGCCTATGTTAGCGGGTTTAGAGGCGAACCTAATAAAAACCAGGCCATACGATATTTAAACTACGCTGTCAATATCTTGAAAACTAAGGATACGGCTATTTTTAATACTCTTATTTGTCTATACGCATCAAGCTCAACGACTGACGAGTCTTCTCTTATGGCTTGTTTGGAAACTCACCGGAACGCGTATGATTATGACTTTGCACTACGTGTGTGTAATCAGTTCAAAAGGGTCGAATCGTCTGTATACATATTTTCTGTTATGGGACTATACGAAGAGGCTGTTAAACTCGCTCTCAAGAATGATGATATCGAGTTGGCATGTATTATTGCTGATAGACCAGCAAATGACGCTGTATTACGGAAATCATTGTGGCTGGATATTGCACGTAAAGTCATATCTAGCAAGAATCAAAAGTTTACTGCTGTCAGTATTCTTGAAAAATCGGGGAGTGCTTTGAAAATCGAAGATCTCTTACCGCAGTTCCCAGATTTTACTGTAATGGATGATGTGAGAGATGAGATCATTGCTTCAATGGAAGACTATAGCTCGAGTATTTCACGGCTAAACAAGGAAATGGAAGATTCTCTACGAACTTGTGACAATGTCAAAAAGGAGATTCAAGAATTTAAGAAGCGGTATGCGTTAGTTATGCCGGGAGAGTCATGCGCTCTATGCTCTTTTCCAGTTGCTACTCGGCGTTTCTACGTATTTCCTTGTCAGCATGCTTTCCATTTGGATTGTCTTCTCGATTCTATTTCAAAATCGGGTGATCAAGTAGCACGTTCGAAACTGGCAGATATCCAGATAAATGTCAAAAAGACAGAAGTTCCAACGGCAGTGGATGGAATTCTGTCAGAAAAATGTGTACTGTGCTCTGATGCTAAAATTGAAACAGTAGATACTCCGCTGGTGTCGCAGGCCGACAAGTTAAACAACGAATGGGCATTATAA